One window of the Osmerus mordax isolate fOsmMor3 chromosome 2, fOsmMor3.pri, whole genome shotgun sequence genome contains the following:
- the LOC136966489 gene encoding LOW QUALITY PROTEIN: general transcription factor II-I repeat domain-containing protein 2-like (The sequence of the model RefSeq protein was modified relative to this genomic sequence to represent the inferred CDS: inserted 1 base in 1 codon), translated as MAKRKVDTENRGFQTRWESEYMFTEVAGKPVCLLCGESVAVLKEYNLRRHYETKHADKNKNMDMEQRLQKAEELKRGLKSRQALFKKAKSQGQAAVKASFILAEEIAKSARPFTEGDFIKNCMIKVCDEVCPEKXQLFLNVSLSRNTIAERVDQLSINLKEQLVKKGKDFIAYSLAVDESTDISDIAQLSIFIRGVDSSLSVTEEFLALRPMHGTTTGHDLYEEVSRCVNEMELPWEKLVGLTTDGAPAMCGHRSGLVAKIREKMQEENATGELTAYHCIIHQEALCGKALKMEHVMSIITRTVNFIRAKGLNHRQFKAFLTELETEHGDLPYHTEVRWLSQGKVLQRCFELREEICLFLDSKGKDTTQLRDEMFLCEMAFLCDITSHLNAMNLQLQGRDRVISDMYSTVKAFKTKLTLWETQMRKENLSHFPSCQTMKEKLSTSAFPSAQLADKIGMLAADFRRRFADFEAQKSRLELLGNPFAVDVESSPPNLQMELIDLQCNDALRAKYAAVGAAEFARFLPDTMPQLRIQAAQTLSMFGSNYLCEQLFSLMNLNKTSHRSRLTAEHLHSILRISSAQSLTPNIDELVEKMGHHQVSPSTSNK; from the exons ATGGCAAAACGGAAGGTGGACACTGAGAACCGGGGGTTTCAAACAAGGTGGGAGTCGGAGTATATGTTCACGGAGGTAGCTGGAAAACCTGTGTGTCTTCTGTGTGGAGAAAGTGTGGCGGTACTGAAAGAGTATAATCTGAGACGACATTATGAAACGAAACACGCGGACAAAAACAAGAATATGGACATGGAACAAAGGCTACAAAAGGCAGAGGAATTAAAACGAGGCCTCAAATCTCGACAGGCTCTGTTCAAAAAAGCCAAATCACAAGGCCAGGCTGCTGTCAAGGCCAGTTTTATTTTGGCAGAAGAGATCGCTAAATCAGCCCGGCCATTTACGGAGGGGGATTTCATCAAAAACTGCATGATTAAAGTTTGTGACGAAGTTTGCCCAGAAA AGCAACTCTTTTTAAATGTGAGTCTGAGCAGAAACACCATTGCCGAGAGAGTAGACCAGTTGTCCATCAATCTAAAAGAGCAGCTTGTGAAAAAGGGAAAAGATTTCATTGCATATTCCTTGGCTGTGGATGAGAGCACCGACATTTCTGACATTGCCCAGTTGTCAATTTTCATCCGCGGAGTGGACTCCAGCCTAAGCGTGACAGAGGAGTTTTTGGCTTTACGTCCTATGCATGGCACAACTACGGGGCATGATTTGTATGAAGAGGTGTCAAGATGTGTAAATGAGATGGAGCTGCCTTGGGAAAAACTCGTGGGTTTGACAACCGACGGAGCACCTGCGATGTGTGGACACAGGAGCGGACTGGTGGCGAAGATACGGGAAAAGATGCAAGAGGAAAACGCGACAGGTGAGCTGACAGCTTATCATTGTATCATACACCAGGAAGCGTTGTGCGGTAAAGCCTTGAAAATGGAGCATGTAATGAGCATCATCACGCGCACAGTTAACTTTATCAGAGCCAAAGGTTTGAATCACCGCCAGTTCAAGGCATTTCTGACGGAGTTAGAAACGGAGCATGGTGATTTGCCTTATCACACAGAGGTGCGATGGCTAAGCCAGGGAAAGGTGCTTCAAAGATGTTTCGAGCTTCGTGAGGAGATTTGTCTGTTCTTGGACAGCAAAGGGAAAGACACAACACAACTCCGAGACGAAATGTTTCTGTGTGAAATGGCTTTTCTGTGTGACATTACGAGTCATCTGAATGCAATGAACTTGCAGCTGCAGGGTCGGGATCGTGTCATCTCtgatatgtacagtacagtgaagGCATTTAAAACCAAACTGACTCTGTGGGAGACGCAGATGCGGAAAGAAAATTTGAGCCACTTTCCCAGCTGCCAGACCATGAAAGAGAAGCTCTCTACCAGTGCGTTCCCGAGCGCACAGTTGGCTGATAAAATAGGTATGCTTGCCGCTGACTTTCGACGCCGATTTGCTGACTTTGAAGCACAAAAAAGCAGGTTGGAACTGCTCGGTAACCCATTTGCTGTTGACGTGGAAAGCTCACCACCAAACctccaaatggagttgattgaCCTCCAATGCAATGATGCACTGAGGGCAAAATATGCGGCAGTGGGTGCTGCGGAGTTCGCCCGTTTCCTCCCCGACACAATGCCCCAGCTGCGCATCCAGGCTGCTCAAACGTTGTCTATGTTTGGCAGCAATTACCTGTGTGAACAACTGTTTTCTTTGATGAACCTGaacaaaacatcacacagaaGTCGACTTACTGCTGAACACCTCCACTCAATTCTGAGGATTTCCTCAGCTCAGAGCCTTACCCCGAACATTGATGAACTTGTGGAAAAGATGGGACACCACCAAGTATCACCCTCAACCTCAAACAAGTGA